A single window of Crassostrea angulata isolate pt1a10 chromosome 8, ASM2561291v2, whole genome shotgun sequence DNA harbors:
- the LOC128159437 gene encoding uncharacterized protein LOC128159437: protein MADDAGHKAMLYFLEILMNSPAPLTISQLAGRFGSRNFTSEMRQAAGGNETGLKKFLQKYPSLFTVNGNLVCLNDGTASLGSNFRESSPASSTGLPEVSVETEAVQYFRGKMMKKGEKWMPINSLAGHLSQASVEIRECVGPQSEFRDWLLRHPLIFEIEGENVSLKDNITYSAINPNAEAIEDVELKSRFNQDKEQFVPPITPKSKRRPKSLDMLEPRSPLMSPRSPMVNKNLPTPSPNPRSGPATMTANEYKAVMFIKSIIEKKGDMKLAALTGHFSQAPESLRNTIGWTKSDLSKFLADHGNIFTITEDEVVSVIKNARLNVIITGSRPQVSPKPVVTARKGRIYHIAKLWGIIDLGRHEHVFIDRNIFGKHIDDLNKVLTVGEMVCFDAIPAPKGSRARWRATKVWKENESIEDLIEKVATRLQLPIDGIPYKEPPSPIANIDEEMRRIIPELNDSSITAVPISVGGIKYAFADAVPSGTGVVPVWNFKHAELEGMKDVDDLDLSDENESPNLSMVAERYYMNRSVLGDSPREEKSLTNGHIDESVLVLANDEKPQEAPASPVKKTAEAGCQTIVTGEVLATQLFHEEF from the exons ATGGCTGACGATGCAGGCCACAAAGCCATGTTGTACTTCCTGGAGATTCTGATGAACAGCCCCGCCCCCCTCACCATCAGTCAGCTGGCTGGGCGATTCGGAAGCAGAAACTTCACCTCAGAGATGAGGCAAGCTGCTGGGGGAAACGAAACTGGACTgaagaaatttcttcaaaaatatCCTTCTCTTTTCACAGTAAATGGAAACTTG GTGTGCTTAAATGACGGAACAGCCTCACTTGGGAGTAACTTTCGTGAAAGCAGTCCTGCTTCGTCCACAGGTCTTCCAGAAGTTTCGGTGGAGACGGAGGCAGTCCAGTATTTCAGAGGTAAAATGATGAAGAAGGGCGAAAAGTGGATGCCGATCAACAGTCTGGCCGGGCACCTGTCCCAGGCTAGTGTTGAAATCCGGGAATGTGTCGGACCACAAAGTGAATTCAGAGATTGGCTCTTGAGACATCCTCTAATTTTCGAAATTGAGGGAGAGAATGTCAGCCTAAAAGATAACATCACATACAGTGCTATCAATCCAAATGCAGAAGCCATCGAAGACGTAGAATTGAAGTCTAGGTTTAACCAGGACAAAGAGCAGTTTGTTCCGCCTATCACCCCAAAGAGCAAACGCAGACCCAAATCTTTGGACATGCTGGAACCTAGGTCCCCTCTCATGTCCCCAAGGTCACCAATGGTCAACAAAAATCTCCCTACCCCCAGCCCCAACCCCAGGTCTGGACCAGCTACAATGACTGCTAATGAGTACAAGGCTGTGATGTTCATTAAAAGCATCATAGAGAAGAAGGGGGATATGAAGCTAGCTGCTCTTACCGGTCATTTTAGCCAGGCTCCAGAGAGTCTAAGGAACACCATTGGTTGGACTAAGAGTGATCTGAGTAAATTCCTTGCAGATCATGGTAACATCTTTACCATTACTGAAGATGAGGTGGTGTCTGTCATTAAGAATGCAAGGCTTAATGTTATAATTACAGGCAGCCGACCTCAAGTTAGCCCCAAGCCTGTCGTCACGGCCAGAAAGGGGCGAATATATCACATTGCCAAACTGTGGGGCATTATTGATCTTGGTCGTCATGAGCATGTCTTTATCGACAGAAATATATTTGGAAAGCACATTGACGACCTGAATAAGGTTTTGACTGTTGGAGAGATGGTTTGCTTTGATGCAATTCCTGCCCCCAAAGGCAGCAGAGCTAGATGGAGAGCCACGAAGGTTTGGAAGGAGAATGAGTCCATAGAGGATCTGATAGAGAAGGTTGCCACAAGGCTGCAGCTGCCTATAGATGGCATTCCTTACAAGGAGCCTCCTAGTCCTATAGCTAACATTGATGAAGAAATGCGTAGGATTATTCCAGAGTTAAATGATAGCAGTATTACAGCTGTGCCTATAAGTGTGGGCGGAATCAAATACGCCTTTGCTGATGCTGTTCCAAGTGGAACGGGGGTCGTTCCAGTTTGGAACTTCAAACATGCAGAGCTTGAAGGCATGAAAGATGTTGATGATTTAGATCTAAGTGATGAAAACGAATCTCCCAATCTGTCGATGGTGGCTGAGAGGTATTACATGAACAGATCTGTGCTGGGGGACAGCCCAAGGGAGGAAAAGTCCCTCACAAACGGCCACATCGACGAATCGGTGCTGGTATTAGCAAATGACGAAAAGCCACAAGAAGCCCCTGCCTCCCCCGTGAAGAAGACAGCTGAGGCAGGGTGTCAGACAATCGTCACCGGGGAAGTTCTTGCCACTCAGCTTTTTCATGAAGAGTTCTGA